The following nucleotide sequence is from bacterium.
NNNNNNNNNNNNNNNNNNNNNNNNNNNNNNNNNNNNNNNNNNNNNNNNNNNNNNNNNNNNNNATTAATATGTCTTTTCATCCGATTATTATTTGCCAGATTTCGAGTTGGACTCAGGAAAATTCCTCCCATATGCACCAGTTTGCTAAATGGGAAATATATCAACAGTATGCACACTAAAAACAGGTGGATATAAAAGATGACATTCACATCCGCAGGAATTAACGGTTGAAATCTTAACAATCCTAAGGTATATGCCTTTAAACTCACAACATCAACCTTCACAAAATACCTCATCAGAATACCTGAAATGGCTATGCCAATGATTAAAAGAAGAGGGAAGTAATCCGCAATAGGTAATGAGATGTAATAGACTTTAGGGCTTAATATTCTACGGAGCAAAAGAAAGGATACCCCAGCCAAAAGTCCAACTCCGGATAAGAATACCACCGGTGAACCTATCTCCATAAATCCATCCAGCCTACAAATCAAACTGATACAAGAAGGCACTGGCTCAATAAATAACCGACAATGTCTAATGACAATAATAAAAAAAGACCAATGAAAGATTAATGCCGCAAGCCAGAGTAATTTTTCTTCGAGATGAAGAAAGTAAGGACCCTGTTTTAATTGGGTTTGTGTATTGCGGAAAAGTGAGCGAAAGAGAAGAATTTCTAAAACCATTCTTCCGATAGCCCCAATACCTGTCGATGGATTTTCAAAACAGGCACTTTTAATCCAGGGAAGTGATTTTTGCTGAGCACAGGTCGTTGGTATGCGGAAAGGAACAGGAGATTGTGCCCATCGGACAATGCGCCAAAGGACACCAACAATAAAAATAAAAATAGCTAAATACG
It contains:
- the dsrM gene encoding sulfate reduction electron transfer complex DsrMKJOP subunit DsrM produces the protein MKVLLPLLAVIILVLLAYLGIETANLHLLFGVIIPYLAIFIFIVGVLWRIVRWAQSPVPFRIPTTCAQQKSLPWIKSACFENPSTGIGAIGRMVLEILLFRSLFRNTQTQLKQGPYFLHLEEKLLWLAALIFHWSFFIIVIRHCRLFIEPVPSCISLICRLDGFMEIGSPVVFLSGVGLLAGVSFLLLRRILSPKVYYISLPIADYFPLLLIIGIAISGILMRYFVKVDVVSLKAYTLGLLRFQPLIPADVNVIFYIHLFLVCILLIYFPFSKLVHMGGIFLSPTRNLANNNRMKRHIN